TGTCGGCTACACAGTATTGGCAATCATCTGGTAGTTATCCGGCCGGCCATACGAATATCATCAATTTGGGTGATACCTATTTTGTGTACCATATGCCGGTTGACGCCTATTATTCCGATCTTTCGCCAGAGGAGTTCCAGGCTTTTGCCGCGCTTGTGCCCGATATTGTGGCCAGCTTTACGGCCGTAGCCGTCAAATAGCGCTTGTGTTTTAACGACGAGTATTCGGGAGCGTTGGGTGGTTTGCTAAATCGCCCAACGTTCCCTATGATTATTGGCAAATCTGTATGATGTTTACTGTGACACATGGTAAACAATTAAATTGGAGGCAATCGAAATGGTATTTACATTTTGGGGTCAAGTGACCAACGTCGCTTTTTTTGGTTCCATCTATTCTTGTTTTGATCTGGTTTGTGCCCACCATTATCAGTGTGTGGAAAACCTGGCAAGAAAACAAATAAGGAGTCATGATCGCTAAAACGACATCATGATAAATCGTAATAGGTCGTCTCAGAAAGATTCGCTCAACCGTGAAGCAGTTCTTGCTCATGGTGAGCGGTTGAGTAATCAGCCAGAATTGAATCAGGCGCAACAGCGGCAGCAGCCAGCGTTTCCGTTTACTGCTCTGGTGGGGCAAGAAGAGCTTAAGCTTTCTTTGCTCCTGTGCGTGACAGACCCGACCATTGGCGGGGTTTTGGTGATGGGGCATCGCGGCACGGCCAAGAGTACGGCCGTTCGCTCCTTAGCCGCCTTGTTACCCCCATTAGACCGGGTGACAAGCTGCCCCTATAACTGCGACCCCCTGGCCCCATCGCCTGTCTGCCCCCACTGCGCCATGAACCCGGCCGGTGTGCAGGACGTGGTGGTCGGTTCTGTACCGGTGGTAGACTTGCCATTGGGCGCGACCGAGGACCGGGTAGCCGGTTCGTTGGACGTGGAACGGGCGTTGGTCGAAGGGGTGCAAGCCTTTGCGCCAGGGCTGCTGGCGCGGGCCAATCGCGGCTTTTTATACATTGATGAAGTCAACTTGCTTGAAGACCATCTGGTTGATTTGCTCCTGGACGTAGCTGCCAGCGGCGTGAATGTTGTCGAGCGGGAAGGCATTAGCATTCGCCATCCCGCTCGCTTTGTGTTGGTCGGCAGTGGCAACCCGGAAGAGGGGGATTTACGGCCGCAGTTGTTGGACCGTTTTGGCCTTCATGCGCGCATCACCACCATCACCGACATTGACGAGCGGGTAGAAATTGTGCGGCGGCGGCGGGCGTATGATAGTGACCCGTTGGCTTTTGCCGCCGCCTGGGAGCCAGAGCAGGAAAAACTGCGCCAGCAGTTGTTGCAGGCGCAGCGCAATCTGGCCCAGGTAGACCTGACCGACGCGACCATAGAAGCGGCTGCGCGTCTTTGTGTGGCCCTGGAAGTAGATGGGCATCGGGGGGAATTGACGTTGTGCCGCACGGCCGTTGCCCTGGCAGCTTTAGACGGCCGTTCTCAAACCGAACCCGAAGACATCGCCCGCGTGGCGACCCTCTCCTTGCAGCATCGCCTGCGTAAAGACCCACTGGAATCTGTGGGCGACGACGAGCGTGTCAAACGCGCTGTGGCGTATGTATTGCATCCTCAGCCAGTGGCAACGGCCGTCTCCGCGCCAGAAGTGGTGGCGACGGCCGTCAACCCTGCCCCAACCACCCTTCAACCGGATACCACCAACCCACTGGTGACTGCCACCCCGCCGGGGGTGGACGCCAACCTGACGGCGGTGCAGGATCACGCCGACCCGGTAGACCCCCTCATCGAGCCGACCGCTGTTCTGCTGCCCACCTTTGCTCCCGATGACAGTTTGCCCGAAGAAGCGCTGGCCGACTTGTTGGTGGCAGAAGAACAGTCTGAAGCGGGGTCCGCTGAAGCGTGGTCCGAAAACGACTTTGACGATCTCTGGCAAGAAAACGAAGCAAATAGCTGAACTTCACGAATTGGAGGAAGTCATGAACGTGCGATTTGTCTATGTGACAATGGACGGGGGGCATAATTCTGCGCTGCGTGAAGCGGCGCGTTTGGTGGAACGCGAGCATGGCATTCACGTTCATCTCTCGCTGCACACCGCCGCCGCCCTACATGAAGACGCCGCCTGGCAGCGGCTGGAGCGCGACGTAGAACAGGCCGACTTCATCTTTGGCTGCATGATCTTCGGCGAAGAGTACGTGCGCCCCATGCAGCAAGTCCTGCAAAAAACGAACGCGCCGATTTGCTTCATCACCAGCAATCCCGCCCTTATCTACACCACACGCCTGGGCAAATTTATCCTGGCGCCCCAGGCCGAAGACAAAGAACCTGGCCTGGTGCAAAAGTGGATGCAAAAAATGCGGCCGAAGAGCAACGGCCGTGCCGAAGGTCACCGCCAAACCGCCATGTTCACCAACCTCACCAAGTTGATGAAATACGTGCCCGGCAAAGTGCGCGACCTGCACACCTTTGTCGCCGTCCACGATTACTGGCTGCACAGCTCGCCGGAAAACCTGGCGCGCATGATGTGCATGTTTGTAGACCGTTACGTGCCCGGCTACACCGGCAAACTGCCCTTCCAGGAACCCATCAAATACCCCGACGCCGCCATCTACCACCCCGATGCGCCCGAACCCTTCCCCGACATCCCCAGCTACCAGCAGTGGCGGCAGAAGCAGGGCAAACCCATCGCCACTGACAAAAATGGCTGGCAAGGCTCGGTGGGGCTGCTGACCATGCGCGCCATCATTCTTAGCGGTAACACTGCTCACCTGGACACGTTGATCCGCAACATTGAGGCGCAAGGCATCGAGGCGCGGGCGGCGTACAGCGCCCTGCTGGATTTCCGCCCGGCCGTCCACCAATTTTTTGTCGCCGAAGGTTCCAGCCTGCCGCGCGTGGATTTGATGCTCAACTGCATGGGCTTCCCGCTCGTCGGCGGCCCGGCCGGCAGCCGACCCGATGACGCCGCCGAGACGCTGCGTACCCTGGATGTGGGCTATTTTGATATGGTCCCGCTGACCTTCCAGCATGTTGAAGATTGGCGCAGCAGCGACGTGGGCTTGCTGCCGATGCAGACAGCCATGAACATTGCTCTGCCAGAGCTGGATGGCAGCGTGGAACCGGTGATATTTGGCGGACCAACGGCCGTGCAAGACAAATTCCTCCCCCTGGAGCCAGAACTCGACCTGGCCGCCCACCGCATTGCCCGCCGCGTGCGCCTGCGCCACCGGGCCAACCAGGACAAGAAGATCGCTGTCATCCTTTTTAACTTCCCACCCAACCTGGGCAACGCCGGCACGGCCATGTATCTGGACGTGTTCAACAGCCTCTATGAATTTCTGGCCGAACTCAAATCATCCGGCTATCAGGTGGAATTACCCGCCGATGTGGACACCTTCCGCCAGCAGGTGGTGGAAGGCAACGCCATGCAGTACGGCACAGACGGCAATGTCGCCGCCCACCTCTCGTTGGAGGATTACCGCCAGCGCTTCCCCTGGTACACGGAAATCGAGCCGTATTGGGGTTACGCCCCCGGTCAACTTCTCAACGATGGCAAGCAGTTCCACATTTTGGGTTTGCACCTGGGCAACGTCTTTGTCGGCATTCAGCCGAGCTTTGGCTACGAACGCGATCCCATGCGCCTGCTCATGGGCAAAGACGCCGCGCCGCATCATGGCTTTGCCGCCTACTACACCTGGCTGGATCAGGTATATAACGCCGATGCTGTGATCCATTTTGGCACGCATGGCGCGTTGGAATTTATGCCTGGCAAGCAGAATGGCATCAGCGCCAACTGCTGGCCCCATCGTTTGCTCGGCGCGCTGCCCAACTTCTATTACTACTGCGTCAACAACCCCAGCGAAGGCTCGATTGCCCGGCGGCGCGGGGCGGCGACATTGGTCAGCTACATGGTTCCGCCATTGCAGCAGGCGGGCCTTTACAAAGGCTTGCGCCGCCTGAAGGACAGCCTGGACGCTTACCACAAACGGCCGTCCGCCGAACTCCTGGCAGACATCCATACCCAGGCCGAAAAACTGGGCATCTTTGTGGAACAAGGGAATGGGGTGGCAGCGGCCGTTACCCTGCCGACCAACGGTTCTAACGGCCATCACAACGGCTACCACAACGGCAGCAATGGACATGCCGTCCAGTCCACCTCGGTGGATGACGCCTACATCGCCGCCCTGGGCCACGAACTCATCCAGGTGGAACACCGCATGATTCCCTTGGGTCTGCACATCCTGGGCAAAGCGCCGACCGAGGCCGAACTGGTAGACATGCTCTCCCTGATCGTTACCTTTAATCCGGGCAAACACCCCACCCAAGACGCCAAACTGCCCACCCTGCCGGCGCTCATCGCCCGCGGGCTGGGCTGGGATTACCAGGCCCTCCAACAATCGCTCAAAAGTGATTCCACCACCCAGGAACGTTGGGAGCAAATCGAAACCATCATGCACGAGGCGATGTTGCGTTTTGTCGCTGCGCCGCGTGCGCCGCAGCTGGACACCAGCGAATTGGATGCCTACTTGCAAAGCGCAGCCCGCATTCCCGTCGGACTGTTGGTCAATTTGTGGTCCTGGTTGGACAACTTGCTGGAGCGCATCATCCACGACCGCGAGATGCAAGGGCTGCTGCACAGTCTGGAAGGCGGCTACATCTCTCCCTCGCCGGGCAACGATGTGGTGCGTAACGAAAACATCGTGCCCACCGGCCGTAACATCCACGCCCTGGACCCCTACCGCGTGCCGACAGCCGCAGCCATTACCGCCGGGACGGAGTTGGTGCGCCAGATGTTGCAGCGGCTGACCCGCGAGCAGGGCGCGCTGCCAGAAACGGTGGCGATGGTGCTGTGGGGCACGGACAACCTGAAAAGCGACGCCGAGGGCGTGGCGCAATGTTTTGCCCTGTTGGGGGTACGGCCGTTAGAAGACGAACTCGGCAACATCGCTAGAGTAGAACTCATCCCGCTGTCGGAACTGGGCCGCCCGCGCATCGACATTGTCATGACCCTCAGCGGCATCTTCCGCGATTTGTTCCACCACCAGACCAACTTGCTGGATCAGGCCGTGCGCCTGGCCGCCGCAGCCGACGAACCGCTGGAATGGAACTTCGTGCGCAAACATTCGCTGGCCCACGCCGCCGAACTGGGCATCTCCCTGAACGAGGCGGCTACCCGCGTCTTCTGCAACGCGCCCGGCTCCTACGGCGCCAACGTCAATCACCTGGTGGAAAGCTCCACCTGGGACAACGACGACCAACTCAGCGATACCTTCCTCTCGCGCAAATCCTTTGCCTATGGCCCCAGCGGCGATTGGCGCGCCGGACGCGAGATTATGGAGCGCAGCCTGGCCACCGTCGAGGCCGCGTTCCAGAACATAGACAGCTTCGAGCTGGGCATCAGCGATGTAGACCATTACTACGAATACCTGGGCGGCGTAGCCAAAAGCGTGGAGAAATTGGGCGGGAAACGGCCGTCTGTCATGGTCGCCGACGCCATTGCCGTAGATGATCGCCTGGCCTCGCTGGAACAAATGGTCCGCCTGGAGTCACGGGCCAAGCTGCTCAACCCCAAATGGTACGACGCCATGATGGTCCACGGCTATGAAGGCGTGCGCGAGATTGAAACCCGCGTCAACAACACTTACGGCTGGAGCGCCACCACCGACGCCGTCGAAGGCTGGGTCTACGAAGACATCGCCGACACCTTCCTACTGGATGAAGACATGCGGGCGCGCATGGCGAAGGCCAATCCACATGCTACGGCCGGCATTGCCCGCCGCCTGCTAGAAGCCAACTCCCGCGGCTTCTGGGATGCCAGCGATGAGCTGATTGACCAGCTCCGCGACATCTATAGCAACCTGGAAGACCAGCTAG
This DNA window, taken from Candidatus Leptovillus gracilis, encodes the following:
- the bchI gene encoding magnesium chelatase ATPase subunit I, coding for MINRNRSSQKDSLNREAVLAHGERLSNQPELNQAQQRQQPAFPFTALVGQEELKLSLLLCVTDPTIGGVLVMGHRGTAKSTAVRSLAALLPPLDRVTSCPYNCDPLAPSPVCPHCAMNPAGVQDVVVGSVPVVDLPLGATEDRVAGSLDVERALVEGVQAFAPGLLARANRGFLYIDEVNLLEDHLVDLLLDVAASGVNVVEREGISIRHPARFVLVGSGNPEEGDLRPQLLDRFGLHARITTITDIDERVEIVRRRRAYDSDPLAFAAAWEPEQEKLRQQLLQAQRNLAQVDLTDATIEAAARLCVALEVDGHRGELTLCRTAVALAALDGRSQTEPEDIARVATLSLQHRLRKDPLESVGDDERVKRAVAYVLHPQPVATAVSAPEVVATAVNPAPTTLQPDTTNPLVTATPPGVDANLTAVQDHADPVDPLIEPTAVLLPTFAPDDSLPEEALADLLVAEEQSEAGSAEAWSENDFDDLWQENEANS
- a CDS encoding magnesium chelatase subunit H, encoding MNVRFVYVTMDGGHNSALREAARLVEREHGIHVHLSLHTAAALHEDAAWQRLERDVEQADFIFGCMIFGEEYVRPMQQVLQKTNAPICFITSNPALIYTTRLGKFILAPQAEDKEPGLVQKWMQKMRPKSNGRAEGHRQTAMFTNLTKLMKYVPGKVRDLHTFVAVHDYWLHSSPENLARMMCMFVDRYVPGYTGKLPFQEPIKYPDAAIYHPDAPEPFPDIPSYQQWRQKQGKPIATDKNGWQGSVGLLTMRAIILSGNTAHLDTLIRNIEAQGIEARAAYSALLDFRPAVHQFFVAEGSSLPRVDLMLNCMGFPLVGGPAGSRPDDAAETLRTLDVGYFDMVPLTFQHVEDWRSSDVGLLPMQTAMNIALPELDGSVEPVIFGGPTAVQDKFLPLEPELDLAAHRIARRVRLRHRANQDKKIAVILFNFPPNLGNAGTAMYLDVFNSLYEFLAELKSSGYQVELPADVDTFRQQVVEGNAMQYGTDGNVAAHLSLEDYRQRFPWYTEIEPYWGYAPGQLLNDGKQFHILGLHLGNVFVGIQPSFGYERDPMRLLMGKDAAPHHGFAAYYTWLDQVYNADAVIHFGTHGALEFMPGKQNGISANCWPHRLLGALPNFYYYCVNNPSEGSIARRRGAATLVSYMVPPLQQAGLYKGLRRLKDSLDAYHKRPSAELLADIHTQAEKLGIFVEQGNGVAAAVTLPTNGSNGHHNGYHNGSNGHAVQSTSVDDAYIAALGHELIQVEHRMIPLGLHILGKAPTEAELVDMLSLIVTFNPGKHPTQDAKLPTLPALIARGLGWDYQALQQSLKSDSTTQERWEQIETIMHEAMLRFVAAPRAPQLDTSELDAYLQSAARIPVGLLVNLWSWLDNLLERIIHDREMQGLLHSLEGGYISPSPGNDVVRNENIVPTGRNIHALDPYRVPTAAAITAGTELVRQMLQRLTREQGALPETVAMVLWGTDNLKSDAEGVAQCFALLGVRPLEDELGNIARVELIPLSELGRPRIDIVMTLSGIFRDLFHHQTNLLDQAVRLAAAADEPLEWNFVRKHSLAHAAELGISLNEAATRVFCNAPGSYGANVNHLVESSTWDNDDQLSDTFLSRKSFAYGPSGDWRAGREIMERSLATVEAAFQNIDSFELGISDVDHYYEYLGGVAKSVEKLGGKRPSVMVADAIAVDDRLASLEQMVRLESRAKLLNPKWYDAMMVHGYEGVREIETRVNNTYGWSATTDAVEGWVYEDIADTFLLDEDMRARMAKANPHATAGIARRLLEANSRGFWDASDELIDQLRDIYSNLEDQLEGIYAPA